The following proteins come from a genomic window of bacterium:
- a CDS encoding TonB-dependent receptor plug domain-containing protein, translated as MLKMLKWFGKGICIFLFSMSFLVGFRCIVLAEEKPQPERVLQLDEVNVVASPIIEENQVTRYGSQVTVISTEQISDLNAQDLPSALRRTPSVIISRHNPIGSFGGGTGGTIFIRAQGSSRPGAEIQTLIDGIPKFSGVWTHPLMDSLSIDPVESIEVYKGAQPVLYGNMAFGAVNLVTKRKRKPGFSTSLQGSGGSYNTWVEVTEHGGKIDAFDYYLIQSYRKSDGHRDNADGEVKDYFGRMGYELSPAWDVSLTLNRTDNWALDPGPEGRPRDAQGKFSINDSMTVLALSNHYERADGYFRLYWDKGDMDWEDQPDTKKPNRELFDTLTDYTNYGFRTRQIITPWEAGEIMAGFDLDFFGGRVTEVRPSGNKRMDRETFRLAAPYLAISHQFGPKESWHLTPSAGVRYLDHSQFDDQWGPQAGMILGYRETQLHASYARGINYPGINVIAQSYLSWGRNTLWRNLDPEILDHFEVGLSHTFSPMIRADATAFQDNGRDRFRFVAPPPPPAHFENIETYKTRGVETTITLTPSPDLAFFAGGTYLDGDPYDLPNVLKWSGSAGATVRFLKHFQLSLDTLYLDEHYVTNPRFPGARDKVGSAALLNGKLSYNFTIQPVKKFDGQIYLAGENLLDREYEYKKDYPMPGINGMAGLTVKF; from the coding sequence ATGCTGAAAATGTTGAAATGGTTTGGTAAAGGAATATGCATTTTTCTCTTCAGTATGTCTTTCCTTGTTGGTTTCCGGTGCATTGTCCTGGCTGAGGAAAAACCTCAGCCGGAGAGGGTGCTGCAGCTCGATGAAGTCAATGTCGTGGCCTCACCGATCATCGAGGAGAACCAGGTAACCAGGTACGGCAGTCAGGTGACGGTAATCAGCACCGAGCAGATATCCGACCTCAATGCCCAGGACCTTCCTTCCGCCCTGCGGAGGACTCCGAGCGTGATTATTTCCCGGCATAATCCCATCGGCAGCTTTGGGGGAGGCACGGGGGGCACCATATTCATCAGGGCGCAGGGCAGCTCCCGCCCCGGTGCCGAGATTCAGACCCTGATCGATGGAATTCCCAAATTTTCCGGGGTCTGGACTCATCCGCTCATGGATTCCCTCAGCATCGATCCGGTCGAGTCGATCGAGGTCTACAAGGGGGCACAGCCGGTGCTCTATGGCAACATGGCCTTCGGGGCCGTGAATCTGGTAACCAAAAGAAAAAGAAAACCCGGTTTTTCCACCAGCCTTCAGGGATCAGGGGGATCGTACAATACCTGGGTAGAGGTTACCGAGCATGGCGGCAAGATCGATGCCTTCGATTATTATCTCATCCAGAGCTACCGCAAATCCGATGGTCACCGGGATAATGCCGATGGCGAGGTCAAGGATTATTTCGGACGGATGGGGTATGAATTATCGCCAGCCTGGGATGTCAGCCTGACCTTGAACCGCACCGACAACTGGGCTCTCGATCCGGGACCGGAGGGCAGACCCCGGGATGCGCAGGGCAAGTTCAGTATCAACGATTCCATGACTGTCCTGGCCCTGTCCAACCACTATGAACGGGCTGACGGGTATTTCAGGCTCTATTGGGACAAAGGGGATATGGACTGGGAAGATCAGCCGGATACCAAGAAACCCAACCGGGAGCTTTTCGATACCCTGACCGACTACACCAACTACGGCTTTCGTACCCGGCAGATCATCACTCCCTGGGAAGCTGGCGAAATCATGGCCGGGTTCGATCTTGACTTTTTCGGCGGCAGGGTGACGGAGGTCCGGCCTTCGGGTAACAAGCGGATGGACCGCGAAACCTTCCGCCTGGCAGCTCCTTACCTGGCCATCAGCCATCAGTTTGGCCCCAAAGAGAGCTGGCACCTTACGCCTTCAGCCGGTGTGCGCTACCTTGACCACAGTCAGTTCGATGACCAGTGGGGTCCGCAGGCAGGCATGATCCTGGGATATAGGGAAACGCAATTGCATGCCTCCTACGCCAGAGGGATCAATTACCCCGGCATCAATGTCATTGCCCAGTCGTATCTTTCCTGGGGCCGCAATACCCTCTGGAGAAATCTCGATCCTGAGATCCTTGATCATTTTGAAGTGGGACTGTCCCACACATTCAGCCCGATGATCAGGGCCGATGCTACCGCCTTTCAGGATAATGGCCGGGACCGGTTCCGGTTTGTGGCTCCGCCGCCTCCCCCTGCGCATTTTGAAAACATCGAGACCTACAAAACCAGGGGAGTCGAGACCACGATTACCCTGACCCCGTCCCCCGATCTGGCCTTCTTTGCCGGTGGGACCTATCTTGACGGTGACCCCTATGACCTGCCCAATGTTCTCAAATGGAGCGGCAGCGCCGGAGCCACCGTGCGGTTCCTGAAACACTTTCAGCTCAGCCTCGATACTCTCTACCTCGATGAGCACTATGTCACCAATCCCCGCTTCCCCGGCGCACGGGACAAGGTCGGATCAGCCGCTCTCCTGAACGGTAAGTTGAGCTATAATTTTACCATTCAGCCGGTGAAGAAGTTTGACGGACAGATTTACCTGGCCGGAGAGAATCTCCTGGACAGAGAGTATGAGTACAAAAAGGATTACCCCATGCCCGGCATCAACGGAATGGCCGGATTAACCGTGAAATTTTAG
- a CDS encoding nucleoside hydrolase, with product MNLVPKNTPGRRLPLSGRRLVDVLAAAGFLLALTAALLWMGQAAVVPLAYAHEIKIPVIVDTDMALDDVRALAMMFNSPHVEVKAVVTADGSSSAQAGYRNLLRILKFLEAPEIPVGRGKSLDQPPPAWRERSESLGWAQLPAAAAASAAAQESAPEAVSVIISTLSKAEDTKITYVCLGPLTNLAGVLEKNPSARDRIAGILYAGTPPDAPDPDWNTSRDRQAARAVFSCGLPLYTFSTGSPGGSAEPFSFDSELLQDIRKYSTRSARLIDLLHSDSRMQKLMQNRHFKIWDELVALYLNDSSLGGREPVQIKNNLFAFSQWDWKTVRPAYLELVSGIDSQKLSPRIPVILEQYPTNPGDFREDLRPLIPKIIAVHGVEEWKAALLTNELHRHLGIYSIFGAKMGIRAREILGASLDELSVESMAGLKPPVSCMNDGLQVSTGASLGRGTIRVIEEKALPEATFVFGSKKLHMRIKDDILKRIQADIKDIVQRFGSLTPQYFEEVRKLSFRYWADMNRSQIFEETLGE from the coding sequence ATGAATTTGGTCCCCAAAAATACACCCGGAAGAAGGCTGCCGCTGTCCGGCAGGCGGCTGGTGGATGTGCTGGCCGCGGCAGGGTTCCTGCTGGCGCTGACAGCAGCCCTGTTGTGGATGGGCCAGGCGGCAGTCGTACCTTTGGCATATGCCCATGAGATAAAGATTCCGGTCATTGTGGATACTGACATGGCCCTCGATGATGTGCGGGCACTGGCCATGATGTTCAACTCTCCGCACGTCGAAGTCAAGGCCGTTGTCACTGCGGATGGCTCATCATCTGCGCAGGCCGGATACCGGAACCTGCTTCGCATCCTGAAGTTTCTGGAAGCCCCGGAAATTCCGGTGGGAAGGGGAAAGAGTCTGGATCAGCCGCCGCCTGCCTGGAGGGAGCGTTCGGAATCGCTCGGCTGGGCACAATTGCCTGCTGCTGCCGCTGCTTCCGCCGCCGCACAGGAATCGGCTCCGGAGGCCGTATCGGTAATTATCAGTACCCTCTCCAAAGCAGAGGACACGAAAATAACCTATGTCTGCCTCGGCCCGCTCACCAACCTGGCCGGGGTACTCGAGAAAAATCCTTCAGCCAGGGACCGGATCGCAGGCATTCTCTATGCAGGCACACCGCCTGATGCGCCGGATCCGGACTGGAATACCAGCCGGGACCGTCAGGCAGCCAGGGCGGTTTTCAGTTGCGGTCTTCCCCTGTATACCTTCTCCACCGGGAGTCCGGGCGGGAGTGCGGAGCCGTTCAGCTTTGATTCTGAGCTGCTTCAGGATATCCGGAAATACAGCACCAGGTCCGCCCGCCTGATAGACCTCCTCCACAGCGACAGCAGGATGCAGAAGCTCATGCAGAATCGGCACTTCAAGATCTGGGATGAACTGGTGGCCCTCTACCTCAATGACTCTTCCCTGGGGGGCAGGGAGCCGGTCCAGATTAAGAATAACCTCTTTGCCTTTTCACAATGGGATTGGAAAACAGTCCGGCCTGCCTATCTGGAACTGGTATCCGGAATTGACAGCCAGAAGCTCAGCCCCAGAATTCCGGTTATTCTCGAACAATACCCTACCAATCCTGGTGATTTTCGGGAAGACCTGCGCCCTTTGATTCCCAAGATCATTGCTGTTCACGGAGTTGAAGAATGGAAAGCCGCGCTTCTGACCAATGAGCTTCATCGTCACCTGGGGATTTATTCTATCTTCGGGGCAAAAATGGGCATCCGGGCCAGAGAGATTCTCGGTGCCTCTCTGGATGAGCTTTCCGTCGAGAGCATGGCCGGGTTGAAACCGCCTGTAAGCTGCATGAACGACGGCCTGCAGGTATCCACCGGGGCCAGCCTGGGCAGGGGGACCATACGGGTTATCGAGGAAAAGGCCCTCCCTGAAGCCACCTTCGTCTTCGGTTCCAAAAAACTTCATATGCGGATAAAAGATGATATCCTCAAACGTATCCAGGCCGATATCAAAGACATCGTTCAGCGCTTTGGATCATTGACCCCCCAGTACTTCGAGGAGGTCAGAAAACTTTCCTTCCGGTATTGGGCGGACATGAACCGCAGCCAGATATTTGAGGAGACACTCGGAGAGTGA
- a CDS encoding PIN domain-containing protein, giving the protein MPAVVLMEVLYLFEKNRIRINLLQTEDLMKSRNYQFEPLSLDILKTASEITDIPELHDRLIAATARYFDVPLITNDPVIRQSKFVKILE; this is encoded by the coding sequence ATTCCTGCTGTAGTCTTGATGGAAGTTCTGTACCTATTTGAAAAGAACAGGATCAGGATCAATCTGCTTCAAACAGAAGATCTTATGAAAAGCAGGAACTATCAATTCGAGCCACTCAGTCTGGATATCCTTAAAACAGCTTCCGAAATAACCGACATCCCCGAATTACACGACCGGCTTATTGCTGCCACAGCCAGATACTTCGATGTTCCCCTCATTACGAATGATCCGGTGATCCGGCAATCGAAGTTTGTTAAGATCCTGGAATAA
- a CDS encoding BsuPI-related putative proteinase inhibitor, whose product MKSRDRYKRVPFFGVFLLISGLAVSTAFAQSRLYSQLYSQSVSNPISISVLLYDPPSGSSAGDLPWITEVNQKEGSAPYLFSYLPWSFPEYNTGYKPVMSFGLRQQATFSDSASYKSYRNNYQGYWDSLQYDYTPGLPRWGYGSSDTYGIFGNPYGRAYGLIFNFNDFFGFKPSVINPSPKEAAALECTAVTDKTGYESGEPAAITFTVTNTGGQPADLHFSSGKQYDIIIKDEAGNQVWQQSRHQFYTLSLANLVVQPGEVRTYRSQWDQKDDQGAPVSGGVYTVEAFLTPSGKDYQIGASTRLSIADLIIDESYHEKTIHISQGSLVQINLKANVSTGYQWQGEWDTSLMALHDHSYLDSPAGLLGTGGTDVWLLKALAAGETALSFTCHRPWETGVDPAQEFIVYAVIDTVSQPPDTPPALLAAPLTYTVRTDKALYSQGEEIIITFTVTNYRGAEPITLNFTSGQRFDGVVKDSAGKEIFRLSDNKFFTLSLAFIELEPGETLSFQDRWDQKDSQGSLVPPGTYTLEAFLTSSDYSGKDATTITIGEPRIKSFANSGCKTATRGDVSLSLTEELKFSYSYQQDSGILFLKHTNASFNCCIEEITVTMSIEGQVINVYEEEKLKGSGCRCMCNYDITAEVVDLPAGTYEVNFFNKSSGKLSGTIPQVIIP is encoded by the coding sequence ATGAAATCAAGAGACAGGTATAAAAGAGTTCCTTTTTTTGGTGTTTTTTTACTTATTTCCGGCTTAGCTGTTTCGACAGCTTTTGCCCAAAGTCGCCTGTACAGCCAATTGTATAGTCAAAGTGTGAGTAACCCGATATCGATATCGGTCCTGTTGTATGATCCCCCATCAGGCTCATCAGCCGGTGATTTGCCCTGGATCACTGAGGTGAATCAAAAGGAAGGTTCAGCACCTTACCTGTTCTCCTATCTGCCCTGGTCTTTTCCTGAATATAATACCGGCTATAAGCCGGTTATGAGCTTTGGTCTCAGGCAGCAGGCCACTTTCTCTGATTCTGCCTCGTATAAGAGCTATCGGAACAACTATCAGGGGTATTGGGACTCCCTGCAATACGACTACACCCCTGGCCTGCCCCGGTGGGGATATGGCTCCTCCGATACCTATGGGATATTTGGAAACCCCTATGGGAGAGCCTATGGCCTGATTTTTAATTTCAATGATTTCTTCGGCTTCAAGCCTTCTGTCATTAATCCTTCCCCGAAGGAGGCGGCTGCTCTGGAATGCACGGCAGTAACGGACAAAACCGGGTATGAGAGCGGAGAACCGGCTGCCATCACCTTTACGGTAACCAACACGGGGGGACAGCCTGCTGACCTTCATTTTTCTTCCGGAAAACAGTATGATATTATCATTAAGGATGAAGCGGGAAATCAGGTCTGGCAGCAATCCCGGCACCAGTTCTATACCCTTAGTCTGGCCAATCTGGTAGTGCAGCCGGGGGAAGTAAGAACCTACCGGAGCCAGTGGGATCAAAAGGACGACCAGGGGGCACCGGTTTCAGGAGGGGTCTATACCGTGGAAGCCTTCCTGACTCCTTCCGGCAAAGATTATCAGATCGGCGCTTCCACCAGGCTGTCGATTGCAGATCTGATTATCGATGAATCATACCATGAAAAGACTATTCATATCAGCCAGGGGAGCCTGGTCCAGATCAACCTGAAAGCCAATGTCTCGACCGGCTATCAATGGCAGGGAGAGTGGGACACATCGTTGATGGCATTGCATGACCACTCCTATCTTGACTCACCCGCTGGGCTGCTCGGCACGGGTGGCACCGATGTATGGCTCCTGAAAGCTCTGGCCGCAGGAGAAACGGCCCTGTCTTTTACCTGCCATCGTCCCTGGGAGACCGGAGTCGATCCGGCACAGGAGTTTATCGTGTATGCCGTAATCGATACGGTCAGCCAGCCTCCCGACACTCCTCCCGCCCTGCTGGCAGCACCCTTGACCTATACCGTAAGAACGGATAAGGCCTTGTATTCTCAGGGGGAGGAAATTATCATTACCTTCACGGTAACAAATTATCGTGGAGCTGAGCCGATTACCCTTAACTTTACCTCTGGCCAGAGATTTGATGGTGTGGTGAAAGATAGCGCAGGCAAAGAGATATTTCGATTATCCGACAACAAGTTCTTCACTCTCAGCTTGGCTTTCATCGAACTGGAGCCGGGAGAAACCCTGAGCTTTCAGGACCGATGGGACCAAAAGGATAGTCAGGGTTCCCTGGTGCCGCCTGGAACCTATACCCTGGAGGCCTTTTTAACCTCCTCTGATTATTCAGGAAAAGATGCTACTACGATTACGATTGGTGAACCCCGCATTAAGAGCTTCGCCAACAGCGGCTGCAAGACCGCAACCCGGGGGGATGTTTCCCTGTCCTTAACCGAGGAACTTAAATTCAGCTATAGTTATCAACAGGATAGTGGTATCCTTTTCCTGAAGCATACCAATGCTTCCTTCAACTGCTGCATCGAAGAGATCACGGTAACCATGAGCATAGAGGGCCAGGTTATCAACGTCTATGAAGAAGAGAAGTTAAAGGGAAGCGGATGCCGCTGCATGTGCAACTACGATATTACTGCCGAAGTGGTCGATCTGCCTGCCGGTACCTATGAGGTGAACTTTTTCAATAAATCGAGCGGAAAATTGTCCGGAACTATCCCTCAAGTAATTATTCCTTGA
- the ettA gene encoding energy-dependent translational throttle protein EttA, which yields MSNNIPNKVIYSMIGVSKYYGKRAVLKDIYLSYFYGAKIGVIGLNGSGKSSLLRIMAGVDKDFLGKTAISPGHTIGFLEQEPQLDESKTVREIVEQGVQETVDLLKEYEKITERFSEPMSDDEMASLLDRQGVVQERLDALNAWDLDSRLDMAMDALRCPPASTPVKVISGGERRRVALCRLLLQEPDILLLDEPTNHLDAESVAWLEQHLQRYPGTVIAVTHDRYFLDNVAGWILELDRGAGIPWQGNYSSWLEQKQVRLQQEEKAETERQKTLQRELEWIRMTPKGRSAKSKARLNSYETLLAQESEKQARDLEIYIPPGPRLGNVVIEADGISKAYGDRLLVENLTFSLPPAGIVGVIGPNGAGKTTLFKMITGQEQPDSGTFRIGETVKLAYVDQSRNALDPDKTVWEVVSDGLDTIQLGSRQVNSRAYVARFNFSGTDQQKKVGTLSGGERNRVHLARMLKEGANVILLDEPTNDLDVNTLRALEEALENFAGCAVVISHDRWFLDRIATHILAFEGDSKVVWFQGNYSDYEADRRARLGAAADQPHRIRYRQLTRK from the coding sequence ATGAGCAACAACATACCGAACAAGGTCATTTACTCCATGATCGGAGTCAGTAAATATTACGGCAAGAGAGCGGTCCTCAAGGATATTTATCTTTCGTACTTCTACGGTGCCAAGATAGGCGTTATCGGACTGAACGGCTCAGGGAAAAGCTCGCTGCTTCGGATCATGGCCGGAGTCGATAAGGACTTTCTCGGCAAGACCGCCATCTCTCCCGGTCATACGATCGGCTTTCTCGAACAGGAGCCGCAGCTTGACGAATCAAAAACAGTGCGGGAAATTGTAGAGCAGGGCGTCCAGGAAACGGTCGATCTGCTGAAAGAGTATGAAAAGATCACCGAGAGATTTTCCGAGCCGATGTCTGACGACGAGATGGCCTCACTCCTCGATCGCCAGGGGGTGGTGCAGGAGAGGCTCGATGCCCTCAACGCCTGGGACCTTGACAGCAGGCTCGATATGGCCATGGATGCCCTGCGGTGTCCGCCCGCGAGTACCCCGGTCAAGGTTATTTCCGGCGGTGAGCGGCGGCGCGTGGCCCTCTGCCGCCTGCTTCTTCAGGAGCCGGATATCCTGCTGCTCGATGAGCCGACCAACCACCTCGATGCCGAATCGGTAGCCTGGCTGGAGCAGCACCTGCAGCGCTACCCCGGCACGGTCATTGCCGTGACCCACGACCGCTATTTTCTCGACAATGTGGCCGGATGGATCCTCGAACTGGACCGGGGGGCCGGTATCCCCTGGCAGGGCAACTATTCATCCTGGCTGGAACAAAAGCAGGTCCGCCTCCAGCAGGAAGAAAAAGCCGAGACCGAGCGGCAGAAAACTCTCCAGCGAGAGCTTGAATGGATCAGGATGACGCCCAAAGGCCGAAGCGCCAAAAGCAAGGCGCGCCTCAATTCCTACGAGACCCTTCTGGCCCAGGAGAGTGAGAAACAGGCGCGTGACCTTGAAATCTATATTCCGCCCGGCCCCCGGCTGGGGAATGTGGTCATCGAGGCGGATGGCATCAGCAAGGCCTATGGAGACCGGCTTCTGGTGGAGAACCTGACATTCTCCCTGCCACCGGCAGGTATCGTCGGTGTGATCGGACCGAACGGGGCTGGAAAGACGACGCTGTTCAAGATGATCACCGGACAGGAGCAGCCGGACAGCGGAACCTTCCGGATCGGCGAGACAGTCAAACTGGCCTATGTCGATCAGAGCCGAAATGCTCTTGATCCGGATAAGACGGTCTGGGAGGTGGTCTCGGACGGCCTCGACACGATTCAACTGGGGAGCAGGCAGGTCAATTCACGGGCTTATGTCGCCCGGTTCAACTTTTCGGGCACGGATCAGCAAAAGAAAGTCGGCACACTTTCCGGCGGCGAGAGAAACAGGGTCCATCTCGCCAGGATGCTGAAAGAGGGGGCCAATGTGATCCTTCTCGATGAGCCGACCAATGATCTCGATGTCAATACCCTGCGGGCTCTTGAGGAGGCTTTGGAAAACTTTGCCGGTTGCGCGGTGGTGATCAGCCATGACCGATGGTTTCTCGACCGGATCGCCACCCATATCCTTGCCTTTGAAGGTGACAGCAAAGTCGTCTGGTTCCAGGGCAACTATTCCGATTACGAAGCGGACCGAAGAGCGCGGCTTGGCGCGGCAGCAGATCAGCCCCACCGGATCAGATACCGTCAGTTGACCCGGAAGTAG
- a CDS encoding FlgO family outer membrane protein, whose protein sequence is MPMFRPRSRLRFRSMTMVIISWILEVLALVGCSPLRDLGRTSKRYSAVPVFSPCPVHDYPNYSAGRFKAPFLAEQLTAVLKVSQAQKAPLIVLPIQELDRQNIVSSFGRYLAEQLKTELYLNDFRILCPWHNAEEELLKQMGKNPGTFTLSQDSPLIKKLVNSGVKSIVYGSYQVGKDNIYLNIRMVSLENLEVISIGTCELPKDRNILELISQRKILAQPASLASPSSSDQQGDEVSIPVRGVQKNGDPIDELPIDEPDDVPGGRQGDGKIKNPANKMDDKQDE, encoded by the coding sequence ATGCCGATGTTCAGACCCAGGTCCAGGCTCAGGTTCAGGTCCATGACCATGGTGATTATCTCCTGGATATTGGAAGTCCTTGCCCTTGTGGGTTGCTCACCATTGCGGGATCTTGGCCGGACAAGCAAACGCTACTCCGCTGTGCCGGTATTCTCTCCCTGTCCTGTTCACGATTACCCGAATTATTCAGCCGGGCGCTTTAAGGCGCCATTCCTGGCCGAACAACTGACTGCGGTCCTGAAGGTCAGTCAGGCCCAGAAAGCTCCGCTGATCGTCCTGCCGATTCAGGAACTGGACAGGCAGAACATAGTCAGTTCATTTGGACGCTATCTTGCTGAGCAGCTCAAGACGGAATTATACCTGAACGACTTTCGCATCCTCTGCCCCTGGCACAACGCGGAGGAAGAGCTTTTGAAACAGATGGGCAAAAATCCGGGCACCTTCACCCTTTCCCAGGATAGCCCTTTGATAAAAAAGCTGGTCAATTCCGGCGTGAAATCCATTGTATATGGCTCCTATCAGGTGGGGAAGGATAACATCTACCTGAATATCAGGATGGTTTCCCTGGAAAACCTGGAGGTTATCTCCATCGGGACCTGTGAGCTGCCGAAAGACAGAAATATTCTGGAACTGATCAGCCAAAGGAAAATCCTGGCCCAACCGGCATCCCTGGCCTCACCGTCATCTTCTGACCAGCAGGGAGATGAAGTATCCATACCTGTTCGGGGAGTACAGAAGAATGGAGATCCCATCGATGAACTGCCAATCGATGAACCGGATGATGTGCCGGGCGGCAGGCAAGGTGACGGGAAAATCAAGAACCCGGCAAATAAAATGGACGATAAACAAGATGAGTAA